The Halioglobus maricola genome segment GCGAGATGCAATTGGGTCATACCCGCATCGACCCGCGCATGAGAAACAATTCCTGCAACCAAAAGCGACATACCCGCGATAAACCAAACCACCAACGCCAGCGCCACCCCACTCTGATGTCGTCTCATCGCTGCACCTGCATAATCAGCACAGGCCAGAAACGCCCGGATGACTTGATTTGCATCCGGGTCAGCGCGGGCGCTATATTTTCTTGTTCCCAGCGGTCCACCCAGTCGTCAGTGAACTCGGGGCGGAACTCGACATAAAATTCCTCTACTTCGGCAAGTAACACCCTGTAGGGGCCATCGTTCCAAAGGTCTGGCGAGTCACCCGACTCCGTGGGCTCTGCCCAGCGCAATACCAGCGCATCACCTTCCTTGGCAAGCCGGACGATGTGCGACCCACCATAGGCCTCGCCGAACAGGATGGTCGACTTCCACTCAACTCCGCCGTCGCGAAGACGAAAATACGTAGTATCCTTCCCGCCAGTACCGAGCGTGAGCCCGCCGGACGACTCCCCCACCACGGCGGCTTCCATCAAGTCACGCAAGAACCCACTGAGAGTGCGAATTTCATCGACGCGCTCCGTCTTCCGCTCCAACGCCACCTGGGTATTACCGAGCGTGCGCAAACCCGTCACCAGCGCCAACATCACCAGCGACAAAATACTGATAGCAACCATCACTTCGACAAGAGTAAAACCGCTGGAGGCGCGCTTGCGAGGCTTCATCGATAGGCCTCGACCACAGAATCGAGCACTATTTGCCGGGTTTTACTACCATCGTCCCAGCTCACGACAACCCGCAAATCATGCAACTCGGCGCGCACCCGGCTGCTGCGATTCTGCTCGCGTGCATTGCTGCTGACCTCCCAGCGATAACCGCTTTCAGTTTCACCCGCATCTCCAACGCCCTTAGCCGGCACCTGGGCATTCTGCGCAAGCAAAGATCGCGCAAGCTCCACACCGTAGGCGTAGCGTTCCGCTGTACGCACATTGCGTGTTGCCCCGGTGGCTGCCTGATAGAGCGCTCCGAGCGAGAGTGAGAGAATCGCAATAGCTACCAGCATTTCCAGCAGCGAGAAGCCGCGGGATTTACGGTACATCGAAAGGCTCCTGGCTGAGACCACCCATCAGCCAGTCAACGGAGATCACGACACCGCGCCCGGTGGGGGATTCCAGCACCACGTCTCCACCGCTGGAGCTGCCCTCAGGGTAGAACCGAATAATGCCGAGCCCGTCGCGGTTAACCTCTGCCGCGGTGGTCACCGCGAGGTTGAAGTCATCAGGCAATTGCTGCTGATCGTCTCCCAGCGCGATGACGTTGCGCTCAAGGTCAAAAGAAACATCCAGGGTACGGCCGGTGTCGAGAGAGCGCTGGCGCGCAGTGCCCAGAGTGGTAATCACCTCGCGAACCGCCTGGCGATACTGAATTGATTCGTAAAAATTTAGAGCGCCGGGCACCGTCACTGCCATCAACAGGCCGACGATGGCGATTGCTACCAACAGCTCCACCATAGTGAAGCCTGCGCTCCTACCACCGCCTCGCTGGCAGCTCATTGCCCCGACCAGGTGCCAGGCATTTACTGTTTCCAGTTACCCACGTCGCGATCCTCACCCTCACCTCCGGGTGTGCCATTGGCGCCGTAGGTGAAGATGTCCACTTCTGACTTCTCGCCGGGGTATTTGTAGCTGTAGGCCCGATTCCACGGATCCATGGGGACATCGGACTTGAGGTAGGGGCCGTTCCAACCGGTGATGTTGCCGGGCTTGTTCACAAGCGCTCCCAGGCCTTCCTGGGTTGATGGGTAACGACCCACGTCCAGCTTATACATCTCCAAAGCCTGCTCCAGATCCTTGATCTGAATGCCCGCTGTCTTGGTTTTGGCTCCGCCCAGCTGATTGAGAACATTGGGGCCAACAAGCGCCATCAAGAGGCCGAGAATAGCCAGCACTACCAGCAGTTCCATCAGGGTGAAGCCGCGTTGACGGCGCTGCCCGAAGCGAGCTCTGTTGTTCAGTTCCATCTCTTTTTCCTCTAAATAGCCAGATTATTCACTGACATGATACCCATCAGGATGGCGATAATAATAATTGCGATGACAAAACCCATGGTCAAGATAAGTAGCGGCTCCAGTAAGGCGAGACCGCGTTTGACGCCGGACTGCACATGGTCATCAAAAACCTTGGCCAGCTCCAGCAGCATTTTATCCAGGCTGCCGGACTCCTCGCCCACGCGAACCATCTGGATAACCATGGGGGTAAATTTTCCGGACTCTTCCAGCGCGATCGACATGCGCTGACCGCCTTTCACTGCCGGCGGCAACACCTGCAACGAATCCCGCATCACCCGGTTGTCCACGGTGTCGATCGCAATCGATATCGCCTTCAGCAGCGACACGCCGTTGCCCACGAGGGTTCCGACGGTGCGAGCAAATTTCGACATCTCGAATTCGAATATGATCCCACCCGCGAGTGGTAATTTTAACAATCGCTCGTCAAACGCCACTTTGCCTGCATCAGATGCCATCCAGTTCCGCAGAGCGATACCGCCAGCAACGGTCACCAACGCAAGCAACCAGCCCCAGGACTTGATAAAGTCCGCACCCGCCAGCACCCACTGGGTGAGCAATGGCAGGGCATCACCCATATCCTCGAATAATGCCTCAAACTGGGGGACCACAAAACCGAGCATCAAAACTACGGACAATACGGCCACCACCAGCAATATGGTTGGGTAAATAAGCGCGGAAACTACGCTGTCGCGATTAGCCTTTGCGTTCTCCAGGTACTCCACCAGCCGGTCGAGCACGCTCGAGAGTTGACCACTGGCCTCGCCTGCCCGAACCATGCTGATATAAAAAGAGCCGAACACGTGTTCATGAGGCTCAAGGGCCGCGCTGAGAGGCTTGCCGCCTTTGACGTTCTTGAGCAGGTCTTGCAGCAGCATTTCCACTTGCGGGAGGGACGCCATGTCGATCAATACCTTCAGGGCGCGATCCAGTGGCAGGCCAGCGCGCAGCAGCACTGCAAGCTCGGTCGTCATTGACAACACTTCCTGCCGTCCCGGCGGCTTCGCCACCACTTTCTTGCCACCCGAGGCAAGTTTGTCACCCGGCTCCAGCTTCAACAGGGTGAGACCCTGGGCCCGCAGTTGCCGCGAGGCCAGCTCCATACCGTCTGCCTCTACGCTGCCATTGTGTGGCTTACCGTCACGGCCTACCGCTTTGTAGCTGAATGTGGCCACCGTTTAGACCGTGGCCTGCGTTTCGACGTCTGCTGCCACATCCACCAGTTCTTCCAGTGCACCGTCGTCGCTCTGATCCTGGGTGACCCGCAACACCTCTTCCATAGAGGTGAGGCCCGCAGCAACTTTACGCAGGCCATCCTCGTACAGGGTATACATTCCCTGGCGACGCGCCGCGGCGTGCAATGTCGTGGCATCCGCACCGGTCATGATGACCCTGTGCATTTCGTCATCAAGCGGGAACAGTTCATGGATCGATGTTCGGCCCGAGTAGCCAGTGTGCATGCAGTGTTCACAGCCCGTCGCCTGATAAATCGAACGCTGGCCCGGCTCGAGGAAAGGTGTAATGCCTGACGCGGCCGCAGCCTCCGAACTCAGCGGAGCTTCTTCTTTGCAGTGCCGGCACAGCCTGCGCACCAGACGCTGAGCCAATACACCATTGACGGAGGAAGTAATGAGGTAACGCTCCACGCCCATGTCTTCCAGCCGGGTAATCGCGCCAGCAGCAGTATTGGTGTGTAGCGTCGATAACACCAGGTGCCCGGTGAGCGCCGACTGAACACCGATCTGGGCGGTTTCGGTATCGCGCATCTCACCGATCATGATGATGTCCGGGTCCTGGCGCAGAATCGCGCGCAACGCACGGGCAAAGGTGAGCTCTATCTGGGCCTGCACCTGAATCTGGTTGACGCCCTGCAACTGATATTCAACCGGGTCTTCCACCGTAATAATTTTAAGTTGCTCGGAATCCAGGGACGCCAGCGAGGCGTAGAGAGTGGTTGTCTTACCCGAACCGGTAGGCCCGGTCACCAACAGCACACCGTGTGGGCGCGCCAGCAAGTTCTGGTATTTTTCGAGCGTATCCTGGGAAAACCCCATGTCCGGCAGGCTGAGTTGAATACTCTCCCGGTCTAACACGCGCATCACAATGCTTTCGCCGTGCACGGTAGGAATGGTCGACACACGTAAATCGAGCTCGTGGCCTTTGACCCGGGTCATGATGCGCCCATCCTGGGGCAGGCGCTGCTCGGCTATATTCATCTGCGACAACAGCTTGATCCGTGAGGCGATCGCGGCGGAGAGATTTGCTGCCGGGGGGTCCGGATGATCCTGCAAAACGCCGTCAACCCGATAGCGCAGGTGGAGGCCATCTTCGAAGGGCTCGATGTGAATATCTGATGCTGAATTGTCTACCGCGCGATGAATGATCTGATTGACCAGACGAATCACTGGCGCTTCGCTCGCCAGATCCCTCAGGTGTTCGATAAATTCGTCGTCGCTCTGACCGCCAAACTGATCAAAACCTTCTTCTTCGTCGTCTTCACCCTGCTGAATATAGAGCTGTAGCGCGCGGTTAACGTCAGATTCAAGTCCCAGAGATATCTCTACCGGGCAATCCAGCGCCATCTGCAGGGCCTTGGCAAGAAATGGATCCTGCGGCACCGCTGC includes the following:
- a CDS encoding prepilin-type N-terminal cleavage/methylation domain-containing protein produces the protein MKPRKRASSGFTLVEVMVAISILSLVMLALVTGLRTLGNTQVALERKTERVDEIRTLSGFLRDLMEAAVVGESSGGLTLGTGGKDTTYFRLRDGGVEWKSTILFGEAYGGSHIVRLAKEGDALVLRWAEPTESGDSPDLWNDGPYRVLLAEVEEFYVEFRPEFTDDWVDRWEQENIAPALTRMQIKSSGRFWPVLIMQVQR
- a CDS encoding type IV pilus modification PilV family protein, with the translated sequence MYRKSRGFSLLEMLVAIAILSLSLGALYQAATGATRNVRTAERYAYGVELARSLLAQNAQVPAKGVGDAGETESGYRWEVSSNAREQNRSSRVRAELHDLRVVVSWDDGSKTRQIVLDSVVEAYR
- a CDS encoding type II secretion system protein, which translates into the protein MVELLVAIAIVGLLMAVTVPGALNFYESIQYRQAVREVITTLGTARQRSLDTGRTLDVSFDLERNVIALGDDQQQLPDDFNLAVTTAAEVNRDGLGIIRFYPEGSSSGGDVVLESPTGRGVVISVDWLMGGLSQEPFDVP
- the gspG gene encoding type II secretion system major pseudopilin GspG translates to MELNNRARFGQRRQRGFTLMELLVVLAILGLLMALVGPNVLNQLGGAKTKTAGIQIKDLEQALEMYKLDVGRYPSTQEGLGALVNKPGNITGWNGPYLKSDVPMDPWNRAYSYKYPGEKSEVDIFTYGANGTPGGEGEDRDVGNWKQ
- a CDS encoding type II secretion system F family protein yields the protein MATFSYKAVGRDGKPHNGSVEADGMELASRQLRAQGLTLLKLEPGDKLASGGKKVVAKPPGRQEVLSMTTELAVLLRAGLPLDRALKVLIDMASLPQVEMLLQDLLKNVKGGKPLSAALEPHEHVFGSFYISMVRAGEASGQLSSVLDRLVEYLENAKANRDSVVSALIYPTILLVVAVLSVVLMLGFVVPQFEALFEDMGDALPLLTQWVLAGADFIKSWGWLLALVTVAGGIALRNWMASDAGKVAFDERLLKLPLAGGIIFEFEMSKFARTVGTLVGNGVSLLKAISIAIDTVDNRVMRDSLQVLPPAVKGGQRMSIALEESGKFTPMVIQMVRVGEESGSLDKMLLELAKVFDDHVQSGVKRGLALLEPLLILTMGFVIAIIIIAILMGIMSVNNLAI
- the gspE gene encoding type II secretion system ATPase GspE is translated as MKKIGEMLVEQGKLSERDVERALLAQGEMGDMFGQVLIKLGLVSEFDFATVLSAQLDIPLLAAADYPEEPVILEALAQDFMFSHLVVPFAKSDAGIRFAAAVPQDPFLAKALQMALDCPVEISLGLESDVNRALQLYIQQGEDDEEEGFDQFGGQSDDEFIEHLRDLASEAPVIRLVNQIIHRAVDNSASDIHIEPFEDGLHLRYRVDGVLQDHPDPPAANLSAAIASRIKLLSQMNIAEQRLPQDGRIMTRVKGHELDLRVSTIPTVHGESIVMRVLDRESIQLSLPDMGFSQDTLEKYQNLLARPHGVLLVTGPTGSGKTTTLYASLASLDSEQLKIITVEDPVEYQLQGVNQIQVQAQIELTFARALRAILRQDPDIIMIGEMRDTETAQIGVQSALTGHLVLSTLHTNTAAGAITRLEDMGVERYLITSSVNGVLAQRLVRRLCRHCKEEAPLSSEAAAASGITPFLEPGQRSIYQATGCEHCMHTGYSGRTSIHELFPLDDEMHRVIMTGADATTLHAAARRQGMYTLYEDGLRKVAAGLTSMEEVLRVTQDQSDDGALEELVDVAADVETQATV